The following are from one region of the Vanessa atalanta chromosome 5, ilVanAtal1.2, whole genome shotgun sequence genome:
- the LOC125064200 gene encoding elongation of very long chain fatty acids protein AAEL008004-like isoform X1 produces MALILQYINDMHIFMDKYGDPRTNPWFLMSSPFPTLLICLSYIYLVKVLGPRFMENRKPYELKNVLIVYNFSQVLFSAWLFYEIGAAGWFTGRYSFQCQPVDHSKNPQTMRMVHACWWYYFSKFTEFFDTIFFVLRKKFDHVSTLHVIHHGVMPMSVWFGVKFTPGGHSTFFGLLNTFVHIVMYSYYMLAAMGPQLRPYLWWKKYLTTLQMVQFVGIMVHAFQLLFIDCDYPRAFVWWIGMHAVMFFFLFKDFYNQSYSKPKVRARSPQPQTTELDEDVKMYKNGALKNGFSNGHTNGLVRARTVLPAGN; encoded by the exons ATGGCTCTAATTctacaatatattaatgatatgcACATTTTTATGGATAAATATGGAG atccCCGGACAAATCCATGGTTCCTGATGAGTTCCCCATTCCCTACATTGTTAATATGTCTAAGTTATATTTATCTAGTCAAG GTTCTCGGACCACGTTTTATGGAAAACAGAAAGccctatgaattaaaaaatgttttaatagtttataactTTTCACAAGTTTTGTTCAGCGCATGGCTATTCTATGAG ATCGGGGCCGCTGGCTGGTTCACAGGCAGGTATAGCTTTCAGTGTCAGCCGGTCGACCACTCGAAAAATCCACAAACGATGAGG ATGGTTCATGCTTGTTGGTGGTACTACTTCTCAAAGTTCACAGAATTCTTTGATACg ATCTTCTTTGTCTTAAGAAAGAAATTCGATCACGTATCAACATTACACGTAATTCACCACGGAGTGATGCCAATGTCAGTGTGGTTCGGAGTGAAGTTCACTCCGGGCGGTCACTCCACGTTCTTCGGCCTCCTGAATACGTTTGTACACATCGTAATGTACTCGTACTACATGTTGGCAGCCATGGGACCTCAACTAAGGCCGTACCTGTGGTGGAAGAAATACCTCACAACATTGCAGATG GTGCAGTTCGTTGGTATAATGGTGCACGCTTTCCAACTGCTTTTCATCGACTGCGACTACCCGCGTGCCTTCGTCTGGTGGATCGGCATGCACGCCGTTATGTTCTTCTTCCTCTTCAAAGACTTCTACAACCAGTCATATTCCAAACCTAAG GTGCGCGCGAGGTCGCCGCAGCCGCAGACGACGGAGCTGGACGAGGACGTGAAGATGTACAAGAACGGCGCGCTGAAGAACGGCTTCAGCAACGGACACACGAACGGGCTGGTGCGCGCGCGGACCGTGCTGCCGGCGGGCAACTGA
- the LOC125064200 gene encoding elongation of very long chain fatty acids protein AAEL008004-like isoform X2: MALILQYINDMHIFMDKYGDPRTNPWFLMSSPFPTLLICLSYIYLVKVLGPRFMENRKPYELKNVLIVYNFSQVLFSAWLFYESLMGGWLNHYSLRCQPVDYSDNPIATRMVHACWWYYFSKFTEFFDTIFFVLRKKFDHVSTLHVIHHGVMPMSVWFGVKFTPGGHSTFFGLLNTFVHIVMYSYYMLAAMGPQLRPYLWWKKYLTTLQMVQFVGIMVHAFQLLFIDCDYPRAFVWWIGMHAVMFFFLFKDFYNQSYSKPKVRARSPQPQTTELDEDVKMYKNGALKNGFSNGHTNGLVRARTVLPAGN; the protein is encoded by the exons ATGGCTCTAATTctacaatatattaatgatatgcACATTTTTATGGATAAATATGGAG atccCCGGACAAATCCATGGTTCCTGATGAGTTCCCCATTCCCTACATTGTTAATATGTCTAAGTTATATTTATCTAGTCAAG GTTCTCGGACCACGTTTTATGGAAAACAGAAAGccctatgaattaaaaaatgttttaatagtttataactTTTCACAAGTTTTGTTCAGCGCATGGCTATTCTATGAG AGCTTGATGGGAGGCTGGCTGAATCATTACAGCTTACGATGCCAACCTGTGGACTACTCTGACAATCCTATTGCTACTAGA ATGGTTCATGCTTGTTGGTGGTACTACTTCTCAAAGTTCACAGAATTCTTTGATACg ATCTTCTTTGTCTTAAGAAAGAAATTCGATCACGTATCAACATTACACGTAATTCACCACGGAGTGATGCCAATGTCAGTGTGGTTCGGAGTGAAGTTCACTCCGGGCGGTCACTCCACGTTCTTCGGCCTCCTGAATACGTTTGTACACATCGTAATGTACTCGTACTACATGTTGGCAGCCATGGGACCTCAACTAAGGCCGTACCTGTGGTGGAAGAAATACCTCACAACATTGCAGATG GTGCAGTTCGTTGGTATAATGGTGCACGCTTTCCAACTGCTTTTCATCGACTGCGACTACCCGCGTGCCTTCGTCTGGTGGATCGGCATGCACGCCGTTATGTTCTTCTTCCTCTTCAAAGACTTCTACAACCAGTCATATTCCAAACCTAAG GTGCGCGCGAGGTCGCCGCAGCCGCAGACGACGGAGCTGGACGAGGACGTGAAGATGTACAAGAACGGCGCGCTGAAGAACGGCTTCAGCAACGGACACACGAACGGGCTGGTGCGCGCGCGGACCGTGCTGCCGGCGGGCAACTGA
- the LOC125064200 gene encoding elongation of very long chain fatty acids protein AAEL008004-like isoform X3, translating into MALILQYINDMHIFMDKYGDPRTNPWFLMSSPFPTLLICLSYIYLVKVLGPRFMENRKPYELKNVLIVYNFSQVLFSAWLFYEMVHACWWYYFSKFTEFFDTIFFVLRKKFDHVSTLHVIHHGVMPMSVWFGVKFTPGGHSTFFGLLNTFVHIVMYSYYMLAAMGPQLRPYLWWKKYLTTLQMVQFVGIMVHAFQLLFIDCDYPRAFVWWIGMHAVMFFFLFKDFYNQSYSKPKVRARSPQPQTTELDEDVKMYKNGALKNGFSNGHTNGLVRARTVLPAGN; encoded by the exons ATGGCTCTAATTctacaatatattaatgatatgcACATTTTTATGGATAAATATGGAG atccCCGGACAAATCCATGGTTCCTGATGAGTTCCCCATTCCCTACATTGTTAATATGTCTAAGTTATATTTATCTAGTCAAG GTTCTCGGACCACGTTTTATGGAAAACAGAAAGccctatgaattaaaaaatgttttaatagtttataactTTTCACAAGTTTTGTTCAGCGCATGGCTATTCTATGAG ATGGTTCATGCTTGTTGGTGGTACTACTTCTCAAAGTTCACAGAATTCTTTGATACg ATCTTCTTTGTCTTAAGAAAGAAATTCGATCACGTATCAACATTACACGTAATTCACCACGGAGTGATGCCAATGTCAGTGTGGTTCGGAGTGAAGTTCACTCCGGGCGGTCACTCCACGTTCTTCGGCCTCCTGAATACGTTTGTACACATCGTAATGTACTCGTACTACATGTTGGCAGCCATGGGACCTCAACTAAGGCCGTACCTGTGGTGGAAGAAATACCTCACAACATTGCAGATG GTGCAGTTCGTTGGTATAATGGTGCACGCTTTCCAACTGCTTTTCATCGACTGCGACTACCCGCGTGCCTTCGTCTGGTGGATCGGCATGCACGCCGTTATGTTCTTCTTCCTCTTCAAAGACTTCTACAACCAGTCATATTCCAAACCTAAG GTGCGCGCGAGGTCGCCGCAGCCGCAGACGACGGAGCTGGACGAGGACGTGAAGATGTACAAGAACGGCGCGCTGAAGAACGGCTTCAGCAACGGACACACGAACGGGCTGGTGCGCGCGCGGACCGTGCTGCCGGCGGGCAACTGA